The Lasioglossum baleicum chromosome 5, iyLasBale1, whole genome shotgun sequence genome segment CGTTTCGCGAGACAGAACTATAGCTAGACTGACACGAATGAAATTGACGAATTGATAACGAAGGAAATCTTATTTAAGTTTTTTTCTATGAGATTTGTGACTCTGTGTTCGCCACGGATCGGTTTTCGATGTGGTACAGACAAGCGAGAAAGAATAAAAGCAGAATCATGCACAGAGAAACCAGATTCTGTTCAGTGCAGGCCATAGTTCCGTTTGTTTCCGTTGTGCACAGAAGATGCGATCGTGTATGCGGTTAATGGAAGAGTTAGGTGCGCGACGTCTCGGCAAATTTATCGATAGAAACAAGAGAAACAGAAATGGCGACGATCGATCAATGAATGAATTAATCGTTTATGAAAAGTATTTCGGCCGGGATCGGTACGAGAAACTCGCATCGTGTTATTATCGTTGCGTCAACGAAAAAAAGATTATGCTTTATAAAATATCGTGTGTGGCGGCACTGTCGATCAAAACGGCAAAAAAGCTGATCGTTCTGCGGCTCTAAAACGTTGCAAATCATCGAAGCGCATGAACCATCTCTAATCGTAATCGATCTCTGCTAAACTGATACTCGTCGAAAGTCAAATATGCAAGAGAACTCCAAATCGCAAGGCAAAACGAAAAcgataaaaaatcgaaaataagacTGAGAATGCATTGAAAcgaaatatgtataatgtaaaaaaagaacaaaaatggAGAACTGTAATATCGCAGCAAAATGTACAGCAGGCATGCGCAAAACAATATACAACGCTCTATGTACAAAATAGATAGATATTTTACACTGCGACAGCGACGGACCAACTATTATGTACATGACGTTTTTGTACGTTCCGAAAAACGGTCCCGATGTTGTGATCTAtgaagtctctctctctctctctcgcgtccgTGCGATTCTCGTTTCTTCCTTtcacactctctttctctcacttttctcttcctctctttctctcatacCGAATTAATCTAAACGCGACTGCAAAGAATGCGGTTAATCGTATTCTATAAATCAGAAATGCAAAAAACAAGCTACAAACCATGCTAATTCGCCGGGAGTAGTATGGGGCTGTGGTACATACCAGTGCCCGTCGATCCACATCCGTGATGCTGCCTGTCGATACTAAAGTTCGGGAGAAAATGGGAAAGAAAAAAACCATGTCAAACCATGTTGCACAAACCATCTCTCGTTATGTTAAGTAAACAATCTTTCTGCTCGGCGTTCGATCGTGTTCCGTGTTCCACGCAAGAGAGCCAACACACGCGTCTCTGTGTCTTCTTCTTCGAAAATGGTCATGTGTTTTTTTTCGGTTCGTTCGTTCGTGTTCGTTCGTTCGCATCGCATCGACGTTGCTGAACTGTCTTGTCGACCGGGAAGACGATCGGTCCGATGATATCACTATAAGCGAATGTCGGATGATCGTATTGTACAAGATATGACCTGAATCCACTAAAAACAAAGCTACATGATACGTGgcagctctctctttctctctttctctctctctttctctcaacgATCAAACATCCTCAAGGCACGTATCATAGTGTGACGCTCATCGCGCTACGGATGACCGTCACGAGCAGCTAGAAATCCATCCGGCACGGTTAATGATCATAACAGTCTGCGATTCTTATGCAATCCGCGATCTAAAATGATCACCGTACGACGGGCCCCCTCGGGGAGACGATCGCACGGTGAAACGATGATAATGTGttcgtgtatgtgtgtgtatgttgCTCACATCAGGCAACATTCAGAACGTAGTAACTCTTTTACAATCGGACCATAAGATGTTGGTCTTCTTTGGCAAGAGAGCTGCGTAAATTAATTTACTAGATGACAAGTAAAAagaattttgagaaaattgctATGGTCGAAGTCGCGAAGGAAATAGTCAAGGTTAATGTTGAATATGTTCTTACGCAATTACAGGTCCGACCGTCTTATTAGATAAGAGCATGAGTAGTATACTAAAGAGATTTTAGGAGCAGCCAGGGTCCCACTACTCATATTGCTCCTGGCTGCTCCTCCTCTTGACTACAGAAGAGGAAACGGGTGTGAGCCTTTGGGTATAGCTAGGGATAAGTCTCGTTCCCACAAATTCCATCTTAGAGGGAGCCGAGCTCCGCACTACctccaactttcattttaggGGGTGTGCGTAACAGCATTTCCCCCACCTTCAAGCAAAAAAAAGGTCCAACCGTCTTAAAGTTCGATTCTTTACGATTTTCAATCGAAATATTCAGCATGTATACAACcaacacaaatctataaaacgcacttttaataattaattcattACAGATTTAACTACACAGAAACTGGCTTCActagcaatttttaaaaaattcttctaatatccaTGCAACCTCCCAGAGAAGTGCCAGTCACATGGTCCGATTTTAGAAGAGTTATTCAATCCTAAAAGGCGATCAGGTGAGCTCCTGGGTGTATGTACGTGTGTGCAGGTGTCTTGTTCGTGTACGATTCAGCGAGGATGCATTAGTCAAGCATGCTCAGGTATTAAGCCGAATGTAATGATCGAAAGAACGAAtagaaatgaaaaaagaaataaaaagaacaGTGAAGCGTGCTCGCGGATCGTTTTATAGATTGGATGAGCTATGAGTTCGTTCCGCGAGCAAGCACTCCGAtatgagaaaaataaaataatgagaTAAAGAAGCATATACAAAGAGGTCGAATATTCGAGAGTACTGCGAGAGAAAAGGTGGCAAGATAACGTGATCGGTATCGGTCCTTTCCGCTTTGTTACTCACTATCTGACTTGCCAGAGGAGAAATCAGTGCTGTGCGTCTTGTCTCCCATCCCACTGAACGAATAATCACCCTAGACGACAGAAAAGCGTACATTTTAGCAGTGGCACGTGGTACATTCTCGTTTTAACCGTGTTGTATAACATatgtgtataatataatataaatctatagaatatcatatatatgtatatataattagtATAACAGTAATGGTAATATATAATTAGAAGAATAAATCGTAAGAGTAGAGAAAACAGTATAAGAACAAAGAGAGTGTACTCTAGAGCATTTCATCAAATAAAATACAGCAACAGGTGCAAGAGATCGGTCGTCGATTGTGACGCGTTGTGCAAGACTTACAGGGAGAGCAGATACAGAACCGCCGGTCGAGGAGAAGGTGTGACTTCGCGGTGCCAGACCGTACCCTGGTTTCGGGATGTGCCGAAGGGAGCTCACAACTGGTTTCAAATGGTCAATCGACAGTATTACTCATTAGTTCCAACCGGATCAGTGGAATCGTTTCATTCCCATACGAATGCCCAACGTTCGCCAACAAAACATTGCGTTCTTTGTAATGCGTGGAAAAAAGTGGAGTTTCGTTCTATTCGACTTGTTgctctgtgtgaattaaactcGGGGGGGCTTTCTGGTTTTTGGTACCCTACCTTTTGCATCGAGACTACCGTGTCACGGGCTTCTCTTTTCCAATGACTTCGCAATCTATCCCACTCACAGTATCCTTCTGTGTCACCCACCATTTCATTAATTCTACATCGAAACTCTGCAACAGGTATGTTACTTTCCAAAGCGAAGACTCGACGTTCTACTcgaatattaacactaggtttacggagacCGAAAAAGCGAcaattttacattactttatgaAAATAAGGAGAATGTATTTATCCAAATTttcagtcattcttcttacaatGGATGCCCAAAGAAATAAGTCCGTTTTTAgatgaaaaatattagaacctgTCATTTTGACGAGTCCCGTAAACGTAGTATCAAACGGAGAAAAATTTCGATTCGACTCACTAATTTTTTGGAGCGTGAACaaagaattattaaataaaacagaagatAATAAAGATACATCAAGATTCAACAGGAGGATACTGTCAAACACTCCCTACCGTGCTTCCTCGAGAGATAAAAGGTTTCTCCATAACTTCATCTCGGGATACTCAACTTTTTAAATCATTGAATACGCGATCAGGTTCTCGAAGAAGCACGGCGAGCGTAGAGGAAGATCGCCAAGAACGAACGAAAGAAAAAAAGTTTCAATAAAGAAAAATTCAAGTAGTACTGCGTGTCGGTAGGTCCTCTGAGACTCTACTGTTAAGATCCGGGGTGCAGAAGCGTGTCTTGTCAAACAGGGTGCAGAATCGGCGCGTGTGTACGAGAAACGAAAAAAGATACTTATGCAATCAATCAATCTGTGTGTAATACTTGTACTCGAATGTATAAGCCAGCacctgtatgtgtgtgtgtgtacatgtGTGTCTATGTATAAGTAGTAATAGTAAATATATGTCTATAAAGCTAGAGATACaagagaattaaaaaaaaaagagagaaaagaacGATACAAAAAGAAGCATGCCTCCCGTGAAGACAAGTCAACAAATCGGAATCATCATACGTTTCCCTCGGTCGCACGACGTCTGCTCTTCGGAAAGTCTTTCTTTTTTGGTGTGTCTTCTTCGGAAAGGCGAGCTTCCGATGTTTCTtttattagttttttttttttggtgtttGCGAAGCTCGCGTTTCCGGGCCCGTGATTATGGCTCGATAATCGGTTTGACTTGAGATCAACGGTAAGGTCGATTGGAAAGTTCACGGACTCACCGAATGATAGTGCCTAGCGGCGTTTGGAAGAGTGAAGGCGCGTTGAGTACCAAGGGGTGGATAGTTTCTGGGAGCCGGGGAACGTGCCGATGACCTCCCAACTGCCGCCCACGCAAACACAACACAAACACAAAAACACAAATAGAGACACGATGATACAGGTAGCGGCGTGTCGACTAATGATAGACAGCAGTTTACTatatcgatatatatatataatgtatatatggATATCAATGAGAGCGCGCACGCTGGAAGATGGTCGCAAGAACAGCCTCATTGGTCGCCGAAACGTAGAGACGAAGATTTCACATGACCGAGAAATGCAGTTGTCATGCAGAGAAGAGGATGTATGTACACACTCGTACAGGGTGCGAAAATTATGGACAACTGAAATGTACAAATCACTCGTATGTCTTGGTAGAATTGTCAGATCCTTCTTTCAACCATGGATAACTAAACTTTCGTAAAAATACAAGGTAACATATTTTTGTCGAGTCCAAAGAATGAACGTTCCAATGTGTTTTGAAGGACGCTGTTAAAGAAAACGCGGTAACTAAATCAACGATCGAAATCAGTCAGTCTGCTAAAGAGGGAAGTAAAAGTTCAGGAGGAACTGTGTCTGTAAATGAAATAATTGTCTTGCAAAAGAGAGTGTTCACATTTAAGATCTCTTTCaatcacaccctgtataagaccGATCCAAGATTCTCGATCTATTCCGCGCGACAATCTTCCATCGTCGCGAGACATTCAGTAGGTATGATAGAATGATACATTTCTTCTGAGCGATGTGTGTTCGTGTATGATGAAATAGTTGCGAACGGTGAGATATCAGAGTACCATGCGAGAAGAGCGTAGCAAGATATACGTAGTCTAGGGTAATCAACGAATGGGATGGTAACCGCGTTTAAGTCTCGTCTCGGTGAAAAGAACTGGTACAGCTCGGTAGAATCGATTATGCTACTTCGCAGGATGATTTACTCGACGCACAGTACAGCGGACCCCGCGAGTAAGCTACGCGCACACGCACAGGTGTCCCGGAATCGAGAGTAGAACGATAACTTCCTCGCGAGATCCGCCGTATAGTTCTCGGAAAAAACATGATAGATGTAAGAATATAGGCAAGCACATCGATGATAGATGTCGACCACATGCAGAAGCGGATAATACATCACCTGGTTACGTTAATGGGCGCCCGTAGTGTGCGGTATTCGGTGCTATATGCCACGTACAACTTAAAATGATCGTTGCTCGAGTCACGCACTTATGATCGTTCGTCAATCGAGCATGGACGACACCCTCATTGTAAAATTAtctgtttctttcttttatctTTTGGAACGTGGTATacttttccctctctctctttctctctctctcattctctccccACCCAGCTATCGGAATCTCTAATTCGTCCGATGTTACTTCAAACGGGTAGAGTGGTATGTTAGTGTCATGTGCGAACGTGTGGACATGTATGAGATGATTATCACTTAATGTTAATGAGACGATCATGATCGTAATGACAACTAGACGCGTCGAGGACTGTGGGGGAGACTTACCGTTGTAACTGGGCCCGCTGGATCTGTAACTCAGACCGTCATCGTCTTCCCAGGGCCTGGCGTGATCTATATTTCTCGAGGGAGCTGCAAAAACAAGTCATACGATCATTCAGATCCCTGCGAATCAGCTTCAATGTGCTGCAATGCATCATAAGCAGACGAACAACACACTTTCTGTGTGGGCATTCTCCTGCACGCCTATTTTTCTACACGATTATACGATTGTGTATGTATTTACTTACACGCTCCGACGGGGCTCTCGTATCGAAGTCTGTGCGTCGGTTCTCTGGCAGCGGATGGCGTTCTCGACGCGTTCCTGGGGTCAACGTTAGCAGCTTTGTGTCTCAGGTTCTCTCGATCCTTCTCCCGATCCTGCAGGAATACTTTCGCTATGCCAGTGTCGATTTTGCTCAGCTCGTCCTGCTCCTTTTTCAACTTCTCCTCCACCTCTTTTATATGCGTCTTGTTATCCACCTCGTCCTCATCGTCCGACGCGGGTACCCCCTGTACAGTGAGCATAAACGTTATCAAACCTTCTGTTAAATAATTCCTTGATCAGAGCAGAAGAGCTCAAGATCTGCTGGATTAAGAGCTGGAGAGATGGTTTAAATGGTGAGTTTTAAGGTGTCTGGACAGATGTAGTTGTCACTTGGAGACGTTCTCTTATTAGACTCGTTCGTTAACGTGTTAAAAATTGGTTGACACTAAGAAGTCGCTTACGGATCAGTTGGTCTCACCTTGTACGTGTCGGACCATCGTCTGCGTCTCTCCGGATCCGTGTAGGGGTAAGGAGGAGCAGGGAAATCGTCCCTCTCGATCGGCGGCTTGGTTCCAGGAGGCGGCTTCATGGCGTCTGGATAATGCGCCAGCTCTATTGGCTCGTCATTATCTACTTGACTGGCCGGCGACTTCGGTCTGGGCTCACTGAGTGCGTCGACCAGAGCTCGCATTCCTGATCGGCTGCTACGACCACCGCTGCTTCTTATCGAACGGGACGCTGACATAATGGAACACACAATCGAGATCAATGGAAAGAGACTCCCCCGGCCCCTTTGGCTGCCTAGATCTTGCGATAAAGTTCAGATCCGAAACGAGAAGGTCCAATTCACTTATCCCCTATAGTTCCATTAATCACCTCCTTTTTCTCATATTGAAACTGTTGCTTTAGGGCGTGTATCTTCGTATGATATCACCGTTGTGTATTTTCTTATCACATGTCCCGATACGTAACGGTGTTACGATGCGTGGGTTTGTGACAAGTGGATAAATGAATGCTTCAAACACCTTTCAACGACTTAAATGAACGTTTTAACTACCAGAGACTTAGTAATAAGCTATCAAAAAGGACTCAAAACGTGGTCTCTAGATGCAGAAGACCTAATAATCAATTTTCACTGACTGTGCTAAAAAGACTGTAGTTGCTTCCTTTTCATAGATGATGCCAAGATAATATCTCTGCTCAAGATAACATCGTCGTTGACAATTGGGAAACAGTTATTGCTACTGAAGAGTCGATAAAGGGATTGAAAAATTAGCTATCAGAGATCGATTCTCAGAAGAGTATTGGGTAACTACTGGTAGATAATGCATCAAGAATTTCCAAGCGAATTGAGCAGAAGTAAAAGAGAGTGTCATTCTTCGTAGACCCTAGCTAAGAACAGGAGAGATTTAATGGTAAAATAGAGAGATTGCGGTCTGACCAATTTTCGATTCGAGTTTCCTGGTAAAGTCACTCGAACGAAAGGTCTCTTGGACATTTCGCTCGAAAGATAGATTTGTGATGAGATGTAGAGGATCGATCCGAACCTCATGGCACCGGAACAAAGGTCAAACTTACAGCTGGGTCTGTGAAAGTGTGGGCTGGTCGGAGGTTTGTCGTACGGCTGTATCGGGCGTCTCAAGTATCCTTGGCTGGGCGTCTCGGTCAAGTACGAGTACGTGTAAATCCTAGACACATCCTCGGATGCGCCGCGTCCGTATTCTCGCAACATCAGTCCAGGACTGCCGGTTCGCGCGGGGTAATACTGAGGCAATTAACGTATATTATCGCGGTTGAGCTCGTACTGAGCTCGCGGTGTGTCGCAAGCGTCTTGTTATACCGCTAACTTTAGCTTTCGTACTGAGCAAAGGAAGATAACAACTCGATGCGTGTCACACTCTTTCGAGAAAGCACGCCCTTTCCGCGATCCGTGAGAAAATTCAGACCCCCAACAAAAATCTTTGTGTACATTTATTCCATAACTTTGGTGAAGCGTTCTGGACAGTATCGGCATTCTCAATGCATTGATAACAAAGAATGTTTGCTTGTCTCTCACTTCGGACAAATTTGTACTGGTAGCTGAAGACTGCAACGAGGCGTGATCGTGGCGATTAGGAGAGAATGTTCATGTACTTTAAAGTGAGCAAATTGATATACGAATTTTTTCGAAGCTAGTTCTAAATGCATCGTTAACCCTTCGCGGGCGAGGATTTTTTGAAATGAATATTCTCTTCAGGGAACTAGAATACGGGTATGTAAACGTACTAATCTTTCCTTATGTACatgcttaacactttacctaccggaagcctatttataggattttcaataattgtgctgtaccgaaagaaagcatagaaattttcttctacattgcaatcttgaatgaaactattagacgactttattgagggtgacttgttagttcgaaatgaaaattgctgttgccattgaacgttccagtaaaaagtgttcaggcatgtaccatagatttttcaaaattatgcaataatcaccggtcggtaatgtgttaaattaTCTGTTTGCAACTTCAACTTGAATGCAAAGTATGTACTCTGATGCCATCACTGTATCAACAGTCGTGCCCAAACGGTTAAAAAATATGACTTGGAAACTGGGAACAACTGGAAAAATTGATGACAACAGCACAGCATTTTGCTTTTCCCTTTTTTGGATAGTTGTGAATGCGTCGAAGCTGATCGAATGTCGTCGAAGCATTGTGCTATTAAATGGTCGAGGGGCTAAATTGCTTGGAACAATTTCATCGAGAAGCTGTAGACAATTATTACGACTTCAGACTTGCGGGAAGTGAATTAGAACGCTGCACCAAAGGGAACGAAGTCGAAGCGTGGACTTCGTGAACCTCAATTGAACAGAGTGTAGGTGAGACTGCACGTAAGTAGGACAGGAATCAGCTGATTGACCGCTTTACCAATTGATCCATCCGACCACTCAAGATCTAATATGCGCCCACCACCCGCAGGCCTGTGCTATGCGGAAATTTCGTGATCCTCCGTCGAGTGGAATTCGAacgaacgtccgcgaattttctcGAAAGAGTGTGCctgtgctaggagatacatggCATACCTTGCGACTGAGGCTGCTGTAAGGGCTGCATAGTGATCCGTTCAGGCTTGGCGTGCGTGACCGCAATGAAAACTATACACAATGACCGtgcgaaaaaaaaattaaacaacGATTAAGAAAgcaataatcaaaataaaaaaggTAAATTGAGAAAGTAAAATCGAAAGTAgaagaaaaaaacgaaattatgaCAAGTTCTCAGTtcaagtatgtatatatatatgtatagtatatgtGTACGTATAATATAAGACAAtatgatatataatataatatagtatagtatatatataataccgAAAACCGTACATCGAAGCGTGCTGAAGAGAGTGTACAACGACACGTTAAGGAAGTATGTAAATGCACAATCGAAAGCCAATAATAATATCGTTCAATAGAATGGTGAAAAATTAAGCTATACACAAAGCTGttactgaaaaaatatataaacagtATAATAGAGGTAGTCTGAAGGTGGTTTACTAATCGAGATTGATCTACTACTCtagataatataatatatgcgTGTATGTATGCCAGGTTATCATAACAACTGGtatatgtacgtatatgtataccgAACACAAGAACTCCAACCGAGCAACAAGTATGTTTCACACGAGACACGTGGTAACAACACAGTTCAGAATGTGAGCACGATGCAAGCTGACTTTTGCGTAATCGTCGCGGACCGTTTTATTCGACAAAATAGCTCGTCGTCCCGACTAGGTAATTCGCAGCTTACGAGTAAAGTCGTTCGACGGCAACCGTACGATGCAACTAAACGGAGagtaaacaaaaaaataatgcattcGGCGAAACGAGAGAGCGGCGTGCACAAGTTCACCTCGAACGATATCGTCAAGACAGAATACTAACCATGGTACGGCGAGGACTATGGGGCGGACTGGTCAACACCAGTTTCGCGTTTCGATAACCGATAGGCAAACCTTATGAAACTTTCTGTGTCGATTACAATTCTGCGAACTGTTCTCTTCATTATCAGCCCtttcaaaaatttcagtttCAAGGGAAAGTGAAATTTTCAGGTTTAGGAATTTTTCCTGCTCTAACCGTGAGAGCAATGAAAATGATTCTTGTGTAGAAAAATTCTGTAGACTCTCCCGAATACTGTGATACTCTTTTTTATAACACTGCAAACATTAAAATACGTTGAAATAATGTTCAAACAGAGCAAGACGCCTGCAATTCCACAATTTTCTCGGACAGTTTCGGTTTACCTTGACACTCGATGGTCCGAGGTAAAATCTGTGCGAAAGAACACATGTTTCTCTTTCGGATAATGTGAAAAAAATTAGAGAGCAAATTTCGTTGTTCATACAAACAATAACATCAGAAGCAGGGTTCTTGCTTTCGTCAAACATGATTTAAACAAGTTTGAATGTTTTTAATGCTATACGAAAATATATCGTTGCATTCGAGAAAGTCTGTACAATTTTTCCACGCCAGAATCATCCCTCTAACTTTTCTGGTTGAAACGGAAAAAATCCTGAAGTTAGAAATTCGACTTGATCTTCGAAATTAACTTGCTCAAAGATTGATGAAGAGAAACGATCTTCGGATGTCTGTTCAGCGCATCAGAATTTATGAACATTGCCTACTAGTTGTCGAAAATACCGCAGGAAAAAGGTTATAACTTGGACAATGATGACAGTGGAGATTCGAACGACAGATTGAACGCGATCCAAAACCGATATGATTGACTGCGAGAGTGACGCCATCGTAAGTCACCGTGACGACGAGAGTACAACACGAACACGGGAGCAATGATCGGTCGCACGCTCTACGGTGCAATTATGTTACAAGATAATATCGGTACACCAGATTCCGAACGAGACTCGAGTTCGGGATAGGCGCAGAGCTTCGAGGAATCGAGAAACGACAGTCGAGTCCTATCCGACTGGTTCCGACACGGTCCCTGATCGGTTGCCAAATGAAATCGGCAACTTCCGAGAGCGATTCAACTTCTCCCGAGCTTACCTGCATCTCTGACGCGCTGCTGGAAATTCGCTCTGATTCCCGGTGTTGGGGAGTGTGCGCCTCGCCGTGGCCATTCACTATACCGTTTGGCCCGCTGGGGCCGGGGCCGCAGCGCGGGTGCCATATCGCCGCTCCTTGCAAATACATCTCTTCCCCGTCACCAAAAGGATCGCCGCATTTGGTGCAACGAGCGCAAGTCGGATGGAAATGATGGTTGTCGCCTGCCTGCAGCACCTTGCCGCTGATGTAGCGGTTGCAGTACGCACACTTCACTCCGAACTGCTTCTGGTAGTCCTTCTCGCAATAGGGCACCCCGTCTCTGTCGAATATGCCACCGCAACCTTCATTTCTAGATCTTGTTCAAGGTGGATTCATCTGGCTTACATCCGAAGAGTATTGACACGTTTTCTCGCgaccaaaattgaatttttgaagtttcaaattttgaacaaatttcATCCGAACAAAGTGTCATTGAACAAATCATTTTTAATTCCTTTACCTGCATATACTCTACGGATATTTTCAACCAGAGTTCGCTTAATCTTGGAGCCTCTAAATTCTGGGTGCTACTTGCAGCCCC includes the following:
- the Unc-115a gene encoding actin binding LIM protein Uncoordinated 115a isoform X17 codes for the protein MKSKTSESFIASESNGVKRDQELKQKVLKKGKTFCQSCKKKCSGEVLRVQDKYFHIGCFKCAQCNASLAQGGFFAREGSYYCTKDYRERWGTKCAGCGEYVEGDVVTAGEKHAFHPNCFHCQRCRQPLLGQGTKVSLVQGQALCHRCVGIPVREASTPVGNNAATRGAGDGPSDPGACAGCGSQLREGQALVALDRQWHVWCFKCHSCDTVLHGEYMGKDGVPYCEKDYQKQFGVKCAYCNRYISGKVLQAGDNHHFHPTCARCTKCGDPFGDGEEMYLQGAAIWHPRCGPGPSGPNGIVNGHGEAHTPQHRESERISSSASEMQFSLRSRTPSLNGSLCSPYSSLSRKYYPARTGSPGLMLREYGRGASEDVSRIYTYSYLTETPSQGYLRRPIQPYDKPPTSPHFHRPSSSRSIRSSGGRSSRSGMRALVDALSEPRPKSPASQVDNDEPIELAHYPDAMKPPPGTKPPIERDDFPAPPYPYTDPERRRRWSDTYKGVPASDDEDEVDNKTHIKEVEEKLKKEQDELSKIDTGIAKVFLQDREKDRENLRHKAANVDPRNASRTPSAAREPTHRLRYESPVGASPSRNIDHARPWEDDDGLSYRSSGPSYNVGRSSARSPAPRNYPPLGTQRAFTLPNAARHYHSL